Part of the Lates calcarifer isolate ASB-BC8 linkage group LG6, TLL_Latcal_v3, whole genome shotgun sequence genome, tgtctgttgctgtGTAAATGGGGGGTAAGCTCTACGCACTACAGATTTGGGAGGTGCGAGCCTTTTTTATGGCCACTCCATGCTGAGAGAAGGACTTTTTATGGCCGCAGGATATTGTTTCCTTAAAGTATGACTTTTATTACTGGAGAGAAGCATcaagagagcagagagtggGGGTGATTATACCAGTCTTTGCTGCGTGAGCATCTGAGGGGATCATCTGTCCAGAGTTCATAGCCAAGGAAGGGACTCGCTGAACCACGTGCTGCTGGGACGCTGTGTCCCTGTTACCTGGGAGACAGactacacaaacataaacacacgcaTGGTTTTATGTACAAAGACACTTACATGTAGAAATACCGGCACTGATGCACAGTACAAAAACATGCATTGCTGGTGCGCACACATGAACTGTCAGAACTCCTGGTGACCCGAGTGATTTGCACTCTCATTCTAGTTAGACTGCAGATTTAGCAAAGCGCTAATGTCGACACCTGACTGGATTTATGACAGCAGCATTCCTAGATACCTTAGATGATCCAAACCGTCTTCATGCACAGTCTACCAGGAAAACTTTTCCTGCTATATGGGCTTTAATACCAATTAAGTCTTGTTTGTATGGACTTTGGTAAATATCCCTTGACTCCTGAGGAATGGCGGTGCCAGTGGCTGAATCAActgttctgtctgtttggtATTTAGTGAGGGAATAAAAAGGAGACAGCGACTGGTTGGGAATGATAAGGGACTGGATTTCTGGTTTGCATTTCTTCATTCCTTTATCATTTCACCCTGGAGCTGCTGCAAAAGGGAATTTCCTGTCACTGTATATCCCATGTGTGAGACAGAGGTTGGTGGACAGCCTGGGattgctttctctgtctctctctccctccctccctctctgcactctttttctctctttctcattctcccCCTCATCGCTGCAGACATAAGACACATGCATAGCAACACATTGACTGCCCCCCGAGTAATGACAACCAGACTGGGCTGAAATTAaagagaggcaggcagagagaggaagttaGGAGAGATAAAAGTTACCCACTTTGATTGACAGGATGATTATATGTATAAAGTAAGGCGATTTAGTGTGTTTAGTTGGATATAAAGATAGAGATAGATCCTTGCTGTACGTACGGCAGGGATGCAGAAGCAAAGGACAAACGGGGGTATGGAGAAGGGGGTGAATAAAGTGTACTCTGTATAAATACATGCCTCAAAACATCTGCTTCTCAACTCCCCTTTCATTTTTGATGTGGGACAGGCAGAGAAGGAGAGcgggagagaaaacacaaggagCCAGCTACCCAGAACATCAAAGCCCCTGCCCTCAACGCACAGGCCCTCATTAGTTCAGCTAGCAGAACCAACGAGACTTGTGATTGTGTTTGCTGGGGTGCGCGCTGGCAGACACTTCAGAGGAAAGGCTCCTTTAAGTCATAActccccaccccacctctcCTGCCACCACCCGAGCCCGCTGTAACCCTCTCAAAACTCCCCGCGCACACAAGCTCGGCAGGCTCCCCCACCATCCACTCCACCCCGTAATCTGGTCTGCAGCTGCAAACATCTGCTCCGCTCTTTATTCCTCTGCCTTCACCACCGAATTGATAAACACATCTATTACCGGACCACTGACAGACACGCaatagagaggaagagggagacaaaTGTTGGATTCACCTATGGCTGCGGGCCTGGTCGTGGGTGtgtcatttaataaaaatgGACCTCACAAtctcctgttaaaaaaaaaaaaacacacaattccTTCCTAGTTCCTATGTGTGCTGTCACCtgtaaaaaccacaaaaatgtaaaGCATCACCTTGTGAAACACATAATATCTTTTTATCCTGCTAGAATATTAATACAGTCTATGTTTTGTTGCCTCCTGTCACCTCATTATCAGTGACACACAGAGGGGCTGCTGCCAGGAAGTATCACTTGGCATCCTATTACAGTCAGCCATTTACTTATTCATTGAGATGATTCCTGTTTTAATTATTCAAGCATGTTTTCCTGCAGACGCCCTGTTACATTTCATATTGGTTTAGCGGTTGGGCCCTTGTAACggcacaaaaataacatttaaatacatgCAATGTCAGACTGTCAATAATAGAGAGTATATTATGTGGGGATTATGATTTAAAAGCTGTAGACTGCATTTGAACATCAAAAAAGCAGGTTAAGTGTCAAAGCAGGTTGATGCTGATGGTGAAGGcaattatttttcatgttttatagaGAGACAATTAAATTACAGTCGCCCTGCAGCGGTGCTCCTAGCTTCTAACAAGTCATCCGGGATGACAAACGTGAGAGGTGTTCTTGCCAGTCCAACTATCGCGAGAACACGCAATGGTCACAGCCGCAGTTCATCGCGAGACTCTCATCCAGTCCTTTGCCTGTATCCAGCTGGtagcctgcctgcctgccgtGTGACGGGTAAGTGTGAATGAGATGCAAATGGTGAAAATGCCCAAAGATGTATACGAGTATTGAAGGTGACTGCGGCGTAGCTGTCGCTGTTTTAGCGCCTCGTAAAAACGCTTCTAGTTTAAATGAACGGCCGTGAATCGACGACATCAGGCCGACTAGTGCGCTTGTCGTGACTGTACGAGGGGATTACAGCACACAAATTGACCCggagaattttattttttcttcctttgaaTACCGAAGACATCAGCTAATATTGTCACCAGCTAGCTACGCTCGTATAATTATATTTCTGAGCTATAAATACGTAATTTGGGCTCATTCAAATTCATCGCCTGTGtggactgcagcagcagcagccgtcTTCCTCTCGCATTATGACAGATGTACATGGATGTTCCgccactgcagctgaaacaggCTATGCTAGCAGCTATCGCCTGTATGTGCATTTGATATAAATGAATGGACACGTAGCTAGCCAGTGAGTTAACAGTCACTGAGATGGCCAGtcattatataaataaataaataaggtaCTCAGAGAAAAGATGGATGCTCCATCTGCCGCACAATAggctgtggatgtttttttttcttgctaaTTTTGGAATATCCTTGTTAATATCAAATGCACCTCAGGTGGATATATGTTAGCACAAGTTGACTGCAGTGTTGGCCTGGTAAAGAGCCCATACCATTAAGGGCCACAGAGGAGTAAAACCCAAAGCCTCTCACATCAGTGCTGTTATAGGCTGAGTGCACAAGACATTCTCACAAGCTAAGGTTATATGTCATAAAATGTAATATGAATTGATTGTTACACTGGTATTTATTCAATTGCCAGCAAACAGCATTAAGAGGTGGTTACTCTGCACCACATGAAAGCCGATCCACATAACAAGAGATCCAGTATGGCGGCTGGTTTCCCCAGTGAGCTGTCAAAGTGTAAAGCAACAGCCGTTAAGTCAGATCAGCTGCCTGCCGAGGTGTGAAGTATGCCTTTACTGGCTTTTCCTCTGAGGTGGCTTCATGCCGTAATGAGGTGGTAATGTTGAGAGTTGCTTTTGAAAAGCTACTGTGtctttgtgactgtgtgtgatttttttttctgtatgtgtggttctgacttcttttttttttttttttaatgtggttcACAGTTTATCTTGGCTGcttttgtcactgtgtgtggaAAGTGGTCTTTTCAGCTCTCTGGTGTCACAGTTCTGTTGCAGTTGAGGTGAGAGCCGCCAGTCATCATGGGGAACATCTTCGGGAACCTGTTGAAGAGCCTGATAGGCAAGAAGGAGATGCGGATCCTCATGGTGGGGCTGGATGCCGCTGGGAAAACCACCATCCTCTACAAGCTGAAGCTGGGAGAGATCGTCACCACCATCCCCACAATCGGTGCGTGAGGAAAGAATTCATTACTGATAGCGTCAGATGAAATGTCTGTCTCTGAGTTTGTCCAGCTTATGTAACTcattttaatgtgctttttaatTCAGGTTTCAACGTGGAGACGGTAGAGTACAAGAACATCAGCTTCACCGTGTGGGATGTGGGTGGCCAGGACAAGATCCGTCCCCTGTGGAGGCACTACTTCCAGAACACCCAGGGTGAGCCACACCAGCAACCTTTTAGATGATGCAGTGGTCGGCCATGTTGGAGTTAACAAGGCAGATcctgcagcacacactcaccCCCCACACCTGAGGGCATGTCTGACTAATGCTTTAGATGAGGTCATTTGCATACAGCCTCCAACTGTTTCAAGTTATTATCATCTTAGTCATGTTGAAAGCCTCGACAGTGAAAAGACTTGATTGAGTAACATGTTTTTTAACAAAATGATGTCAGCATATTGTTAGAAGGTGGGACCAAATTGATTCTGGCATAGAAAAGCTGATAGGTTTGTTTTATAATCCTTAAAAAGACACTGCCATGAGCTCTAATCTCTCCGTGCAGGGTTGATCTTTGTGGTGGACAGCAACGACCGCGAGCGGGTTAACGAAGCTCGGGAAGAACTGATGAGGATGCTGGCTGAGGACGAACTGCGGGATGCCGTTCTTCTCGTCTTTGCCAACAAACAGGTACAGGCTTCCTTGCCTCCTTCCTTCTGTTCCCTACTTTCTGCTCCTCCATCTTGCACCTGTTTGCTCTCTGACTGAAGCCCTCTGATTCTCTTTCCTTACCACCTCATTGTGTTTAGGACCTGCCTAATGCCATGAACGCTGCAGAGATCACAGACAAGCTGGGCCTGCACTCCCTACGCCACCGCAACTGGTACATCCAGGCCACCTGTGCCACCAGCGGTGACGGCCTCTACGAGGGCCTGGACTGGCTGGCCAATCAGCTGAAGAACAAAAAGTGAAGGGTTCAGTCAGTGGAGTGGGGAAGAGCCTGGGTGCCAGCTCCAGGTAGTGGTTATAGTGGATCCATTGTGTTTACATGGAGAGGCAGTGCTGAAAAGCTCCCAGGGGGTGACTCTCAATGGCTTTCTCCCCCCAgatacttttgttttgtttctttacttagattcatttgatttgtttggaTCTGCAGTGAGCGTTTTTAATCATTTAGAAACCACTGGTGTCGAAGTTGACCTAAATGACTTACATTCTATAAGCTGAACACATAAATATTGGGATGTAATAGTATAATGTTACTGTGAAGGCATATGTATTTCCCCTTCTTTGCAGTCTATGACCTTTGACATCCATCACCTTTTAATTTGTtccaaaaatgtgatgaatctAGAATCATGATGGCAGAACCGTCCCTCAGATACTTGATGTAAATTATAAAGAATGTCATAATAGTATAGTGGGAGTACTATTATCTCAGAATACTGTCACATTGTCTGCAAACATTATACTCATACAGGCTCAGATATATGTAAAGTTGTCATTTCCTGTCCATTCAGATGTTTCCCATCACCAAATTATGCACTTCAGACCTTAAGTTAgttctgattttatttatatgcaatttttgtttatttatttattttctcaaacacaaaatgtgctGACATACTTTATAGTCTTAaacaa contains:
- the arf3a gene encoding ADP-ribosylation factor 3a, which codes for MGNIFGNLLKSLIGKKEMRILMVGLDAAGKTTILYKLKLGEIVTTIPTIGFNVETVEYKNISFTVWDVGGQDKIRPLWRHYFQNTQGLIFVVDSNDRERVNEAREELMRMLAEDELRDAVLLVFANKQDLPNAMNAAEITDKLGLHSLRHRNWYIQATCATSGDGLYEGLDWLANQLKNKK